One Halichondria panicea chromosome 6, odHalPani1.1, whole genome shotgun sequence genomic window carries:
- the LOC135337245 gene encoding uncharacterized protein LOC135337245: MYVKLTINNNLAQYGGGIFVADDTQRSACGGVVTEDDDTRTIFADCFIQTIKLYEEDNNNPNYINTFMTNNTAIQSGADIYGGLLDRCKISQNAEYEISSNGSGLDYINNTMKSSTELSISSRPLQVMFCNYSQSDYVSPKKGHTFKISVMAVDQVGNPMNATIRSSVVSESGFDRLKEGQTKQEVVNQCTELEYNVFSQDSSAQVELYAEGPCINLGISRQLINISFQPCTCPIGLKPIQSDTECKCDCDPDLQQYQITNCSEKYGTLKLESNNNIWIEFINTTTGTVGYVVSNCTFDYCVEKPVNISLSSPDKQCAYNRSGVLCGECESGLSVMLATSNCKECSNLFLLLLVPFALAGILLVALILVLNITIATGSIHGLIFYANIVAANRAIFFPKLNNFVTVFISWVNLDLGIETCFYDGMNSQSKVLLQLVFPAYLFLLVFLIIILSMYSDSFSKLLSNRNPVAALGKLVLLSYSKLLRFIVAALQNRVLEYSDGSTKTVWLFDSNVPYFTPNHIPHFVAAAIILIAGGLFTVLLFFGQWFPRCSKIMIWTKNTKYIGFMDAYHAPFTPKHRYWVGLLLFALIAHNLVVAMAPNTFLPVLSSGCIAFGLITLTNGVHKSQFNKYLEIIFLLNLGILSIGTSYIVETHQQQETLTIVSMSIAFILFVTIISYHFHHFILKKTKTWLKIKQVAKNLTTGEVAYKKNREPNNTMAMHQFEIDNDDNERFIAEQIDIVGTPLYTDEAVKAADPDRYITPPIIRPATRPDQLREPALDVLAPLTVEDYRRPAPPPQRANCYPVVTHTEIGPIRNEV; encoded by the coding sequence ATGTATGTCAAGTTAACGATTAACAACAACTTGGCTCAATACGGAGGGGGGATCTTTGTGGCAGATGACACACAGAGGAGTGCGTGTGGAGGAGTGGTCACAGAAGATGATGATACTCGCACCATTTTTGCTGActgcttcattcaaacaatTAAACTGTATGAGGAGGACAACAATAATCCGAACTATATCAACACATTCATGACTAACAACACGGCTATCCAATCAGGAGCAGACATCTACGGAGGTCTGTTGGATAGGTGTAAAATAAGTCAAAATGCTGAATATGAAATTTCTTCAAATGGATCTGGATTGGACTACATAAATAACACCATGAAATCCTCCACCGAATTATCAATTTCCTCTAGGCCCCTGCAGGTGATGTTTTGTAACTATTCACAAAGTGACTATGTTTCTCCAAAAAAGGGACACACATTTAAaatcagtgttatggctgttgaccaaGTTGGAAATCCAATGAATGCAACAATTCGCAGTTCTGTTGTCAGTGAGAGTGGATTTGATCGTCTTAAAGAAGGACAGACAAAACAAGAAGTTGtcaatcagtgcacagaattagagtacaatgtattctcacaagacagctctgctcaagtggaactctatgctgagggtccatgcattaatttgggaatttcaagaCAACTTATCAATATTTCTTTTCAACCCTGCACATGCCCTATTGGACTGAAACCTATTCAGTCCGATActgagtgcaagtgtgactgtgatccagacTTGCAACAATATCAGATAACAAACTGTTCTGAGAAATACGGAACCTTAAAGCTGGAAAGTAATAACAACATATGGATAGAATTCATAAATACCACAACAGGAACAGTAGGGTATGTTGTTAGTAACTGCacatttgactattgtgtagAAAAACCAGTCAACATCAGTCTAAGTAGCCCTGACAAACAGTGTGCCTAtaatcgaagtggtgtcttgtgtggagaatgtgaatcAGGACTCAGTGTTATGTTGGCTACATCAAACTGTAAAGAATGCTCTAATCTTTTCCTTCTTCTACTAGTACCATTTGCGCTTGCTGGGATATTGCTAGTTGCTTTAATTCTCgtgctcaacatcactatagcaactggaaGTATTCATGGCCTCATATTTTACGCCAACATAGTAGCTGCTAATAGAGCAATTTTCTTTCCTAAACTAAACAACTTTGTAACAGTTTTCATatcatgggtgaatcttgaccTGGGAATCGAGACATGCTTTTACgatggaatgaactctcaatCAAAAGTGCTTCTTCAACTTGTCTTTCCTGCTTACTTGTTTCTTCTAGTATTCTTAATAATCATTTTGAGCATGTACTCTGACTCATTttcaaagctcctctccaacaggaacccagttgctgccctaggcaAACTCGTTTTACTCTCTTATTCAAAATTGTTACGGTTTATCGTTGCTGCACTACAAAACAGGGTCTTGGAATATTCCGATGGTTCAACCAAGACTGTTTGGTTGTTTGACAGCAATGTACCATACTTTACTCCCAATCACATTCCACACTTTGTTGCTGCAGCCATAATCCTCATTGCCGGTGGATTGTTCACTGTATTGCTCTTttttggacaatggtttccaCGCTGTTCCAAGATTATGATATGGACCAAGAACACAAAGTACATTGGCTTCATGGAcgcataccatgctccattcactcctaAGCATCGCTAttgggtgggactgctcctcttTGCTCTGATTGCTCATAATCTAGTAGTTGCCATGGCTCCAAACACTTTTCTACCAGTTCTATCATCAGGGTGTATTGCATTCGGACTGATAACATTGACCAACGGAGTGCACAAAAGCCAATTTAACAAATATCTAGAAATAATATTTCTGCTTAATCTCGGCATTCTATCTATTGGCACTTCATACATTGTTGAAACACACCAACAGCAAGAAACACTGACCATTGTTTCAATGTCCATAGCTTTCATTCTCTTTGTGACAATAATCAGCTACCATTTCCACCACTTCATACTAAAGAAGACTAAAACATGGCTCAAGATAAAGCAAGTTGCAAAAAACTTGACAACTGGTGAAGTTGCATACAAAAAGAACCGAGAACCTAACAATACCATGGCAATGCATCAGTTTGAAATTGATAACGATGACAATGAACGATTTATAGCTGAGCAAATAGACATTGTGGGCACACCACTTTACACTGATGAAGCAGTAAAAGCAGCTGACCCTGAtcgttacatcactcctcccattATCAGACCAGCCACAAGGCCGGACCAGCTGAGAGAGCCTGCCCTGGACGTACTAGCCCCCCTCACCGTAGAGGACTACAGaagaccagcccctccccctcaaaGAGCCAACTGTTATCCTGttgttacacacacagaaatcgGCCCCATACGCAATGAAGTGTGA
- the LOC135337246 gene encoding metabotropic glutamate receptor-like protein Q produces MDMLSRNILSWLVLPLTLATVTRSEHYHIVPVDSTDLCNGYRNGTCFALEQLVQTDLLSDGDNLTLSFLPGDHVLTEQLLICNFSHVQITGQNTSTTVIGFHSNGAIRFVSITELSIEDLGFVGGNIGRQNFDQSLIIIDSAHDIYIKDCYFSDFKLLNQVETCVVKIANTQTATIENTLFMNNTGRALHIEVDDVYITNSEFTRNDGGAVDIDLNNTLINNTKFNYNSARNGGALKVVSGTVVITWCNFTNNKVSQYGGAITAVSSSVIISDSELTNNSADSGGGAISVYSGSVSISGCMLTNNSATTNSGGAINVVSGNVSIFNSELTNNSANYYGGVIYIVYSGSVFISDSTLTNNVANEGGAISVDSGNLSISNSELTNNRADYGGAISVYSGTVSISDSELKNNVANEGGVIDVFQSSTLIINNTNITNNIRSLNISQSNVTFTGINIVSNNGPIYAFNSRIEFIGPTTLSNNRGMLGGAISIVQSEVYVNTEGVIINNNTATFGGGIFLRESTLFVNKPIKIYQNTAQNGGGIYAYSSRVEFQSVQMVDAYGDPLPPNKLSEIAHNIAENGGGIHAVSSTIKFTHSH; encoded by the coding sequence ATGGATATGCTGTCTAGAAATATTCTCAGCTGGTTAGTACTGCCACTgaccctagctactgttaccaggagtgagcactatcacattgtgccagtggattcaactGACTTGTGTAATGGGTATCGAAATGGAACCTGTTTCgctctcgagcagcttgttcaaacagacctgttatctgatggagacaatctcaccttgagctttctacctggagatcatgtgcTAACTGAGCAGTTACTGATTTGTAACTTCTCACATGTGCAAATCACTGGCCAGAATACAAGTACAACTGTAATTGGATTTCATAGCAATGGTGCGATACGTTTTGTTAGTATTACTGAATTGAGCATTGAAGACTTGGGTTTCGTTGGAGGGAATATTGGACGACAAAACTTTGATCAAAGTTTGATCATCATTGACAGTGCCCATGATATCTATATCAAAGACTGCTACTTTTCGGACTTTAAATTACTCAATCAGGTGGAAACCTGTGTTGTTAAGATTGCTAATACTCAAACTGCAACAATTGAGAACACTCTCTTTATGAACAACACCGGTCGGGCACTGCACATTGAGGttgatgatgtgtacataacAAATAGCGAGTTCACTAGAAATGATGGAGGTGCAGTTGACATTGATTTAAACAACACACTGATCAACAACACAAAGTTCAACTATAACAGTGCTAGGAACGGAGGAGCATTAAAAGTGGTATCTGGTACTGTAGTAATCACTTGGTGTAACTTTACAAATAACAAAGTTTCTCAGTATGGTGGAGCCATCACTGCTGTTTCAAGCAGTGTAATCATCTCcgacagtgagctgacaaacaacagtgccgACAGCGGCGGCGGAGCGATCAGTGTTTACTCAGGCAGTGTATCCATCTCCGGCTGTatgctgacaaacaacagtgcaacTACCAAtagtggtggagcgattaatGTTGTCTCAGGCAATGTGTCCATCttcaacagtgagctgacaaacaacagtgctaacTATTATGGTGGAGTGATTTATATTGTTTACTCAGGCAGTGTATTTATCTCCGACAGTACGCTGACAAACAATGTTGCTAATGAgggtggagcgattagtgttGACTCAGGTAAtttgtccatctccaacagtgagctgacaaacaacagagctgactatggtggagcgatcAGTGTTTACTCAGGTACTGTTTCCATCTCCGACAGTGAGCTTAAAAACAACGTTGCTAATGAAGGTGGGGTAATTGATGTCTTCCAATCTTCCACCTTGATCATCAACAACACTAACATTACTAACAACATACGCAGTTTGAACATTTCGCAATCAAATGTAACATTCACTGGAATTAATATTGTCAGCAACAATGGTCCCATTTATGCTTTCAATAGTCGAATCGAGTTTATTGGACCTACGACACTCAGTAACAATCGTGGTATGCTGGGAGGAGCCATCAGCATTGTCCAGAGTGAAGTATACGTTAACACAGAAGGAGTTATCATCAACAACAACACGGCTACCTTTGGAGGAGGAatatttctgagagagagtACACTCTTTGTAAATAAGCCAATAAAGATATATCAAAACACAGCACAGAATGGTGGAGGGATTTATGCATATTCTAGCAGAGTTGAATTCCAATCAGTGCAGATGGTAGATGCATATGGTGATCCACTTCCTCCAAATAAACTGAGTGAGATTGCTCACAACATTGCTGAGAATGGTGggggtatacatgcagtatcttCAACTATTAAATTTACTCATTCACATTGA